A genomic window from Salvelinus namaycush isolate Seneca chromosome 5, SaNama_1.0, whole genome shotgun sequence includes:
- the LOC120048648 gene encoding E3 ubiquitin-protein ligase CBL-like, with product IVQWSSFKQHLRRVHDFEEGMESMALKSTVDLTCNNHISVFEFDIFTRLFQPWRSLLRNWNQLAVTHPGYMAFLTYDQVKARLQNYLHQPGSYVFRLSCTRMGQWAIGHVTGDGDIVQTIPQNTPLYQALIQGFREGCYLYPDGRDVNPDLTSLCEPAQRSRVKVTEDEYEMYCEMGSTFQLCKSCTERDKDTRIQPCGHLLCQPCLTGWQKSDGHTCPYCRCDIRGTESILVEPYLSVSEEEEEEDDLEDVQLVMKNLAYMKRMSSEEYQFPSSRLVPPLPPKQSTSSHCPSPQAPLQPSVPDILAKYSHSNSRSAHSDTPSDRALTHHTASTNSEDSVSEPNLHSCCVSSQSRGEGGAAWLGASDSVKQKRQRKE from the exons ATTGTGCAGTGGAGCAGTTTTAAGCAGCATCTCCGTAGGGTCCATGACTTTGAAGAGGGGATGGAGTCCATGGCTCTAAAGTCAACTGTAGATCTCACCTGTAACAACCACATCTCAGTGTTCGAGTTTGACATCTTCACCAGGCTATTCCAG CCCTGGAGGTCTCTTCTGAGGAACTGGAACCAGTTGGCAGTGACCCATCCCGGCTACATGGCCTTCCTCACCTACGACCAGGTCAAAGCCCGCCTCCAAAACTACCTGCACCAGCCCGGGAG CTACGTCTTCCGTCTGAGCTGCACTCGGATGGGCCAGTGGGCCATTGGTCATGTGACTGGTGATGGCGACATCGTACAGACGATCCCCCAGAATACACCTCTCTACCAGGCCCTCATCCAGGGCTTCAGGGAGGGCTG CTATCTTTACCCTGACGGACGTGATGTGAACCCAGACCTCACCAGTCTGTGTGAACCAGCACAGAGAAGCAGGGTCAAAGTCACAGAGGACGAGTATGAGATGTACTGTGAGATGGGTAGTACCTTCCAGCTGTGTAagagctgtacagagagagacaaggacaCACGCATCCAGCCCTGCGGACACCTGCTGTGCCAACCCTGCCTCACGGGATGGCAG AAGTCGGATGGACACACCTGCCCTTACTGTCGCTGTGACATCAGAGGGACAGAGTCAATCCTGGTGGAGCCTTACCTGTCTGTCagcgaggaagaggaagaggaagatgaccTGGAGGATGTACAGCTAGTCATGAAAAACCTGGCCTATATGAAGAGG ATGTCGTCTGAAGAATACCAGTTCCCCAGCTCTCGCCTcgttccacccctccctcccaaacagagcacctcctcccactgCCCTTCCCCACAAGCCCCCTTACAGCCCTCTGTGCCCGATATACTGGCCAAATACTCCCACTCTAACTCGCGTTCT GCTCACAGTGACACCCCCTCAGACAGAGCGCTCACACACCACACTGCCAGCACTAACAG TGAGGATTCTGTCTCAGAGCCAAACCTCCACTCCTGTTGTGTCTCCTCCCAGTCCCGTGGAGAGG GTGGAGCAGCCTGGTTAGGGGCCTCAGATTCAGTGAAACAGAAGAGACAAAGAAAGGAGTGA
- the LOC120048642 gene encoding trypsin-like — protein sequence MRLLALILLVGAAVAVPREDGKIIGGQECEPHSRPWMASLNYGYHFCGAVLINEQWVLSVAHCWYNPYAMQIMLGEHNLRVFEGTEQLMKTQNIIWHPSYDYQTLDYDMMLIKLFHPVEITDYVKPIPLPTSCPYAGLPCSVSGWGNIATGEEVNMPTRLQCLDVPILEDEKCEMAYPGMLTRRMVCAGYMDGGRDVCNGDSGSGLVCLGEVHGLVSWGQGCAVPGYPGVYVKVCEFLPWIDETMKANM from the exons atgagACTGCTCGCTCTGATACTGCTGGTTGGAGCTGCTG tggcaGTGCCCCGTGAGGATGGTAAGATCATCGGTGGCCAGGAGTGTGAACCTCACTCCCGACCCTGGATGGCCTCCCTCAACTACGGGTACCACTTCTGCGGAGCCGTGCTCATCAATGAGCAGTGGGTGCTCTCTGTCGCTCACTGCTGGTACAA CCCCTACGCTATGCAGATCATGCTTGGAGAGCACAACCTGCGTGTGTTTGAGGGAACTGAGCAGCTCATGAAGACTCAAAACATCATCTGGCATCCCAG ctATGACTACCAGACGCTGGACTATGACATGATGCTGATCAAGCTGTTCCACCCTGTGGAGATCACTGATTATGTGAAGCCCATCCCGCTGCCCACCAGCTGCCCATACGCAGGCCTCCCCTGCTCCGTCTCTGGCTGGGGCAACATCGCCACCGGAGAGGAGG TTAACATGCCCACCCGTCTGCAGTGTCTGGATGTGCCCATACTGGAGGATGAGAAGTGTGAGATGGCCTACCCTGGCATGCTCACCCGCAGGATGGTGTGTGCTGGATACATGGACGGAGGCAGAGACGTATGCAAC ggggaCTCTGGCAGTGGTCTAGTGTGTTTGGGTGAGGTTCATGGCCTGGTGTCCTGGGGTCAGGGCTGTGCCGTGCCCGGATACCCCGGAGTCTACGTCAAAGTGTGTGAGTTCCTCCCCTGGATCGATGAGACCATGAAGGCCAACATGTAA
- the LOC120048636 gene encoding trypsin-2-like gives MKTCLSSTMIGLIVLTLLGAAAAAPMDDRIVGGYECEAHSQPWQASLNIGYHFCGGSLINDQWIISAAHCWMNPWSQLAILGDHHIWEHEGTEQYMSVDAIYWHQSYDYQTLDHDIMLLKLAHPVTLNKFVKPIALPTACPKAGDMCVVSGWGNIYTDSVFNPFNLQCVDIPILSKKACEESYPGQITDTMVCAGYLEGGKDACQGDSGGPLVCNGELHGIVSWGVGCAQPNYPGVYTKVCALLPWIHEIITNY, from the exons ATGAAGACTTGTCTCAGCAGCACGATGATTGGCCTGATTGTACTCACACTCCTGGGGGCtgcag CGGCAGCTCCTATGGATGACAGGATCGTGGGGGGTTATGAGTGTGAGGCTCACTCCCAGCCCTGGCAAGCCTCTCTTAACATCGGCTACCACTTCTGTGGTGGCTCCCTCATTAACGACCAGTGGATCATCTCTGCCGCCCACTGCTGGATGAA tcctTGGAGTCAGCTTGCCATCCTGGGTGACCACCACATCTGGGAGCACGAAGGAACGGAGCAGTACATGTCTGTGGACGCCATCTACTGGCACCAGAGCTATGACTACCAGACCCTGGACCACGACATTATGCTGTTGAAGCTGGCACACCCTGTCACTCTCAACAAGTTTGTCAAGCCCATCGCCCTGCCCACAGCCTGCCCCAAGGCCGGTGACATGTGTGTGGTGTCTGGATGGGgaaacatctacaccgactcgG tgttcAACCCATTTAACCTGCAGTGTGTGGACATCCCCATCCTGTCTAAGAAGGCCTGTGAGGAGTCCTACCCTGGCCAGATTACTGATACCATGGTGTGTGCTGGATACCTGGAGGGAGGCAAGGACGCCTGTCAG ggTGACTCCGGCGGTCCCCTGGTATGTAACGGAGAGCTGCATGGCATCGTGTCCTGGGGTGTTGGCTGTGCCCAGCCCAACTATCCTGGTGTCTACACCAAGGTCTGTGCCCTGCTGCCCTGGATTCATGAGATCATCACCAACTACTAG